Part of the Budorcas taxicolor isolate Tak-1 chromosome Y, Takin1.1, whole genome shotgun sequence genome, cgctcagggAGACACCCaaagatttttattaattatttgaaaCATGATGTGTGGCTAAAGATAAGCTGGTCGTTGgccttcatattttttccttacaTTAGCAGTCTGTTTTCAGGGCCAGGTTTTAAATGatcgttttctttttctttgttcttttctcctgtgTAGCAGTCCGGAGTACCAAGCTGGACTGATGGCCTgtgatccaagggactctccataGTTTGAATCCCGTTTACCTTTCAGGATAACGACAGATTAGCCTAGGATCTCTTTGGAggagttgttgtttttcagccactaagccatgtctgTGACCCTGCAGGACCCCATGAACGACACAgtacaccagggttccctgtccttacGGTAGCCTTgcgtttgctcagactcgtgtccctTGAATCCTGTGATACcgcccaaccgtctcatcttctgttgtcctcttctcttgccctcctgCTTTCCCTGCCTGAGGGTCTCCTTGCAGCtgaccctttgcatcaggtggccaaagtactggagcttcggcaGCAGTCCTcgcactgaatattcagggtagatctcctttaggattgactggtttgatctccttgctgtccaggggcctctcaagagtcttgtccagcgcTACAGTTGAAAAACTCCAGCTCTTCAacagttcagccttctttatggtcccgaCTTTCGCATCCATATGTAACTACGGGAAGAACCAGAGCTTTGATTATACTGACCTTtgtcgtcatagcttttcttccaaggagcggttcagttcagttcagtcgctcagtcgagtccgactctttgcgaccccgtggactgcagcaccccaggcctccctgtccatcaccaactccggagtgtACGCGAACTCCCGTCCgttagagtcggtgatgccatccaaccatctcatcctctgtcgttcccttctcctcctgccctcagtcttccccagcatcagggtctttgcaaatgagtcagctcggcccatcaggtggccaaaatgttgggagtttcagcttcaacatcagtctttccagtgcacacccaggactgatctgtctccttcaggatggactgcttggatctccttgcagtgcgaGGGACTCTCACagctcttctccaacaccacagtgcaaaagcatcagtccttcagcacccagctttctttaccgCCCtctctctcacatccgtacatgactcctggaaaagccacagccttgcctagacggacctttgtcggcaaagtagtgcctctgctttttaatacgctgtctaggttggttgtaactttccatccaaggagcaagtgtctttttatttcatggttgcagtcgccatgtgcagtgatttttgagccccccgcaataaagtcagccactgtttccactgttccccgtgtatttgccatgaagtgatgggacgggatgccgtgatcttggttttctgaatgtttagcttgaagccaaccttttcactctctcctttcactttcttagAGAGGATCTTTCGTCAGTGGTGGTGTCATGagcatatctgagtttatagaattttctcccggcagtcttgattccagcctgtgcttcatccagcccagtgtttctcatgatgtgatcTGCacgtaagttcaataagcagggtgacaatgtgcaGCCTAGATGTGCTCCCTTTCCtacttggaagcagtctgttgttccgtatccagctctaactgttgcttcctgacctgcatacagctttctcaagaggcaggtcaggtggtctggtattcccatctccttcagaattgtccacagttcagTGGGATCCCcgcagtcaaaggctctggcacagtcagcaaagcagaaatagatgtttttctggaactctcttgctttttgcatgattcagcggatgttggcaacttgattcgggttcctctgccgtttgtaaaacctgcttgaacatctggaatttcacggttcatgcattgctgaagcctggcttggagaattttgagcattgctttgctagcgtgtgagacgagtacaATAGTGCGGTCGTTTGAGcgttgtttggcattgccttcctttggaactggagtgaaaactgacttttccaggcccgtggccactgctgtgttttccaaagttgctggtatattgagggcagcactttcacagcatcatctttgaggatttgaagtagcccagctggaattccatcacctccgccagctttgttcctagtgatgctccctaagggcccacttgacttcacattccaggatgtctggctccaggtgagtggtcactccatggtgattatctgggtcgggcagatcttgttttgtacagttcttctgtgtatttttgccacctctccttactgtcttctgcttctgttaggtccatacagtttctgccttttctggagcccatcttcgcatgcagtgttcccttgatatctttcccattctattgttttcctctctttcacggcactgatcaccaaggaaggctttcttatctctccttgctattctttggaactctgcatacaaatgggtgtatctttccttcactcctttgcttttcacgtctcttcttttcacagctatcctGCGAGGCCTCCAtgggacagccattttgcttttttgcagtcCTTTTTCTTGGGGGATGGCCTTGCTCCCGTCTCCTGCGCAGTGTCCCTTGCTCCCGTCTCCtgtatagttcatcaggcactctgtctgtcagatctagtcccttaaatctatttctcacttccactgtataatcatcagggattggaTGTGAGTTATGTCATACCTGAAAGTTCAAGGAGCAGgtgccttttaatttcgtggctgcggtGGATGTCACTTTGATGTTAGTCCTcggttaaaaacaacaacaacaacaaatgtagtaCTGTACCGGCTTTATACTAActacctgtttctttctctttattctgatGCCCGCTTTTGTCATTTCAGTCCAGAAGACATGGTCCCGTACTGGCTAATGCGTACGTCAGTGTTTTCAAGTGACAGTAGAATCAGGTGGCCTCTTGACTATGCTTAGATATAATTGTCTTTAAACATTTGACGCTTTACCTTGAAATACCATTTTAAGAACTTTAGAAAAAGCATCAACGTGTTCCCAAGCAAAAGTTTGTTAATGATCAGCCGACTGATCAGTTGATTATCAGTAGAGTTAATGAGGGAAAGGAGAGCCGAGATTTTGCGAATACTCAGCGTGAGAGGTTGCTAAGTCAGCGTTTAGGGTGCAGTCTGAAGTGAGCCGCTTTGATGTCCAAAGGTAGAGCATGCAGTCATGAAGACCAAGACTGAACTGATTTTCTCAAATCAGTAGATAAACATTCCCAGCAGCAGGTATCTTCTCGTGGAAATAACATTTGTGATTTTGGAGTAACTGCTTCACTTCTGTCAACTTTTCCTTGCTCTAAAAACAAGAGGCTAAATGCAAAGGTGTAGCTGGAAGAGACTATAGCCATTGTTTGAGAGATTAAGAGTTTTCTCCTTTTTGCGGATAAAATTAATACACGTCACCTTGAGACAGCTCTCACTTGTTCTACTACTtgaacattttgttcttttttaaatcttggtTTGGTCTAAAGTTAGCACTAAAAGTGACCTTACCAACCTAAGAACAAGTGTTGGCgttttaagaaaaattgaacAGTAGTTTacggttttgttttgctttctttcttctttttttgccccTTCCTAAGAATATGCTCAGGTAACCAAGATGTTGGGAAATGCACGATTGGAAGCAATGTGTTTTGATGGAGTGACACGGATATGTCGTATCCGAGGAAGCTTGAGGAAACAGGTCAGTGTTGGAGATCTGTTTTCCTTTAGTACAGAAGTTACCTTTAAGACATTTATCTGTGCTTCCAAGTGAGTGAACTTGGTGAATTCTTGCAGACTTCAAAAACGGTGATTGATAAGGCAGTATAAATGCATAAAACTAGAAAATCCTCGATAACTTTCGTGATTGGACTTAGATTTAGAAAGAATGATTTGTGACGCCTAGGCTGGACGTATGCCAGAGATGTTTGCTCTTGGGGAAACAGACAGATTCCGTGTATGAAACACATGGCCTAGACTCTTAACAAAAATGTTAAGccgtgaaagaaagaaagaaaaatgaaacagctgaaaattatttttaagacaaaaggAGTCTCGTTGCTAATTAAATCCAGTGTATGGTCCTGGGTAAGACTTTGCTTTGTGGGAACAGCTAAATGTGGTGTTCGGAACGTAATAAAGCACCTTATTTAGTAGTTTTGGCACATTGATTGATCATATTGTTTAAAAGTTCCTTCAACCGTAATTTTTTGGATTGAAAAGCAGTTTTGTTCTGTTGAGTCATTCTTTTCCAGTTAGTGATTTAGGGGCCTGAATCGATGTCGATTGGTTACTAGATggctatatgtgtgtatatgacttattttcatttgtttgaaagaatgaaaaatgtccAGAGCGATCTGTGAATTAAAGTGATTCATGTGACAAAGAACTACGCTTTTGTAAAGTTAAAGACTTTAATTGAAGTGAAATTGTTATATATTGTAATATCCTAAATTAGAAAATTGGACCCAAACTGAACTGCCTAGCTTTAGTTTTCGATTACTATACGGTAAGCATCTATAACTAAACTGTGCCTCATAGGCATGAGCACTCACACAGATAATACACAGATACATCCACATGCACACATGACACACACACGCATCTGTAGTTTCGCTGTAATTATTACTAGATACTTTTCATGTACCGAAGGAATTGTATCTTCTGTATTACGTATGGCTTTACGTCAAACACTGTTGTTTGCGTTTTACACGTAACAGACcgtgagttgttgttgttgtttttttcaataGGTTTGGATAAATACCTCAGATATTATACTGATTGGTCTCCGAGACTACCAGGTAACAATTACAGCTGAATTTATAATGTTCTTGAATATAGGAATCATCGATATCAGTATTCAGATGATGCAGTAAAATGCATCTTCTCGCCAGTTCTAGCCAGTTATGGTTGTCATCCTCCTGGCATCAAAATTTGTCATGATCCACGATGTTTAAGATGATAGGATTCTGGCTGACTGATGGTGCATGTGATTTTTGGGAAGActggttgtttctttctttattttaaatacagtaagtAATAAATATTCTCTTATAATTTCGGATAGATGCTACAGCTCATCCTTCTGtcctcctttattattttttttcatagtttacttatttatttactttaattaagtttttaaaaactttttactttacaatactgtattggttttgccgtacattgacatgaatccgccacggatatacatgagttcccaatcttggacccccctccccccccccccccccgcccccacctcactccccataacatctctctgggtcatcccagtgcaccagccgcaagcatccagtatcatgcatcgaacctggactggcgattcgtttcttacatgatagtatacatgtttcaatgccattctcccaaatcatcccaccctctccctctcccacagagtccaaaagtccgctccacacatctgtgtctcctttgctgtctcacgtacagggtcatcattaccatctttgtaaattccatatatgtgtgttagaataccgtattggtgtttttctttctggcttacttcactctgtataatcggctccagtttcatccacctcattagaatggattcaaatgtattctttttaatggctgagtaatactccattgtggatATGTACCACAGCGTTCTTATCCATtcgcctgctgatggacatctaggttgcttccatgtcctggctattataaacagtgctgcggtgaacattggggtacacatgtgtctttcagttctggtttcctcggtgtgtatgcccggcggtgggattgctgggtcacagggcagttcaatttccagttttttaaggactctccacactgttctccatagtggctgtcctagtttgcattcccaccaacagtgtaagagggttcccgtttctgcacaccctctccagcatttattgcttgcagacttttggatcaaggccattctgactggtgtgaaatggtaccccattgtggtcttgatttacatttctctggtaatgagtggtgtcgagcatcttttcatgtgtttgttagccgtccgtatgtcttctttggagaaatgtctatttagatcttaggcccatgttttgattgggtcgtttgtttttctggaattgagctgcataagttgctcgtgtatttttgagattagttgtttgtcagttgcttcagttgctattgttttctcccattcagaaggcggtgttttcaccttacttacagtttcctttgttgtgcagaagcttttaattttaactagatcccatttgtttatttttgcttttatttccagaattctgggaggtggatcacagaggatcctgctgtggtttatgtcggagagtgtttttcctatgttctcctcgcggggttttacagtttctggtcttaggtttagatctttaatccattttgagtatatttttgtgtgtggtgttagaaagtgatctggtttcattcttttacacgtggttgaccagttttcccagcaccgcttgttaaagagattgtcttttctccattgtatactcttgcctcctttgtcaaagataaggtgtccatcggtgcatggatttatctctgggctttctattttgttccacggatccacatttctgtctttgtgccagtaccatactgtcttgatgactgtggctttgtagtagagcatgaagtcaggcaggctgattcctccagttccattcttctttctcaagattgctttggctattcgaggttttttgtatttccatacaaattgtgaaattatttgttctagctctgtgaaaaataccgctggtagcttgatagggattgcattgaatcggtcgattgctttgagtagtatactcattttcactccattgagtcttccgatccatgaacatggcatatttctccatctattagtgtcctctttgatttctttcaccagtgttttatagttttctatatataggtctttagtttctttaggtaggtatattcctaagtattttattcttttcgttgcaatggtgaacggaattgtttccttttctactttctcattattagtgtccAGGAATGCCagcgatttctgtgtgttgattttgtatcctgcaactttgctatattcactgcttagctctagtaattttctggtggagtctttagggttttctgtgtagaggagcatgtcatctgcaaacagtgagagttttacttcttcttttccaatctggactccttctatttctttttctgctctgattgctgtggccagaacttccagaactgtgttgaatagtagcggtgaaagtgggcacccttgtcttgttcctgactttaggggaaatgctttcaatttttcaccattgaggataatgtttgctgtgggtttgtcgtatatagcttttattatgttgaggtatgttccttctattcctgctttctggagagcttttatcataaatggatgttgaattttgtcaaaggccttctctgcatctattgagataatcatatggcttttgtttttcaatttgttaatgcggtgaattacactgattgatttgcggatatggAAGAATCCTTGCGTCGCTGGGATAAaggccacttggtcatggtgtgtgatctttttaatgtgttgttggattctgattgctagaattttgttaaggctttttgcatctatgttcatcagtgatatgggcctgtagttttctgtttttatggcatctttgtcaggttttggtactagggtgacggtggcctcataggatgagtttggaagtttgccttcctccgcaattttctggaagagtgtgagtaggataggtgttagctcttgtgTAAATTTTTAAGCCCAGGTGTATCCAAGGCTCTGTGCTAGGTTTTCAGGGATTATGCTGCAGGCTGACGTTTTCAGTGTTCTGTGGTAAAATGAGAAGTTATCTTCGTATCTTATGATATATATTTCACAGGGCTAgattattcattttcctttcattttttttctctaatatttgaTGGCActgcggcttgtgggatcctagatcCTCAGTCAGGGGTTCAACCCAGCATACTGCCGAGGAAAGCCCTGGAGTCCTTATCGTTGGACCACCAGAGGACTCTGCCCATTTtgcttgttaaatattttgtaaaatgacCTTTGCTGAAATAAGAACAGTAGCGTAATAACAGTGATTTTCATTAGTATTCTccctcattaaaagaaaaaataagtaattttacaTTGGGTTCTCAGTTACGAGTTTTAAATTTAAAGGTCTCAAATCCAGGTTAGAGAAGTCCCTGCTGTAGACGATGCAATTAAGTCAGGCAAAACCTCTGTCTCCAAAAAAGGGGTTCTTTTTGGCTTGTACGAGAAAGGCAAGGCAGAGACTAGGTCTCCTAATGTGTAAGTTATAAATCTGAGATGACTACTTAGAGAACTACTCGGTAGTTGCCCACTATGATCTCAGTGTTTGGAGTACGTACGACTTGTGAGACAGAAATCCTTTTGATTTCTGCGTCAAACCCGTCGCTTGTGCGTCACTAAATTTTGAGTGAAATAATTGCTGTCTCTCTCTAGTCTGTTATCAGGTCATGTTTCCTGTAAATACCTGAGACTTCCTGATTTGTCAAGTTTCACTGTTCTGTTTCCTTGTTGGTCTTCTGGTGTGATTGTTCTCCCAGTGATTAAAGAGACAGTTTGAAGTCAGCTACTCCGCTTTTTATCTCCACTAGTTTTCTCTTAAAGAATATGTTTGTCTTGATTCTCTAGTGAAATATTGTTCACAACCAAAAGAACATTATGCACActgtttcttgccttctttttatGAATGCGACCTGAGGTACTATCTCTGTGAAGTCCAGCTTCTAGGCTTTCTCAGCCATGCTCTGTATTGACTACTTATTTTCTGGCATGTGACCAAACACCTTCTCGTTTTTCTCTGTGTGCCTCgtgtttcttgttgtttttgttgctgaaaactagaaaatgcacATATAAGGTGGTGAGACGGGAGACCAGATCTCTTCTcccgttctctctctctccttgccgTTGTTTGCTGAGTGATTGCGGAAACAGATTGGGTATGGCATGTATCTTTTCCTTGCATGTGGCCACTGAATGCTTGTTTATACGGTCACAGACAGCCCGTGTTTGAAGTTTCATTAAAAACCAGCAGGCCTCTCAGCCTCTCCTTGTAGGCTCTGAGCTTGCTGGGGCACACCTTTGACACTCAGCCAGGCGACTGATagttcttctcttcatttcaggCTTGTGCAGAAAATCCAGGTCACTCAAAGCTGAGCGATTAGGAGCGTCCCTGAACTTTGATGAGTTTGTGTTCAGtcctgattccacatataaatgaggtcCTGCAGTGTTCGCTTTCTCTGGGTGGCTGGTTTCTCTTAGCACACTGCTCTccaggttcatccgtgttgttgCCAATGGCAGGGTTTATCTGCGTTGGATGTTAGTCCCTTTAGTGGTCAAATATCTTTCCCGATCTAGTACACTGTCTTGGTTAGTTGTTGTTgacaatttcctcttctgtgcaAAAGCGATTTAGTGTGAAGTGTTTACACTTACTAGGTTTTGCTGGTGTTGCTTATGGGTTTGGTGTCCTGTCCCAAAAGCAGAGAGCAAGAGCAGCATTTGGTGGTTTTACACTGTGTTCTCTTGCAGTAGTTTTATGGTTTCCGGTCTGTGTTTAACTCTCTGATCTCTTTCAGGGTAATTTTAGGTAGTTTCTGGTGTAAGATACGGGTCCGCTTTTATGTTAAGTATTGTTTCCCCAGTCCCGTTTATTGGGAAGGACGTCTTTTCTACACAGTGATCTCGCTTCCGTTCATAAGTATTCGTTGACTgtctttgaaacattttatttctgaggGCTCAGCTTTGTTCCAGGATCTGCATTACTGGTGGAGTGCCAGTGCCATATTGTTTGGACAGTTGTGCTTGAAAAGCAGGAAGTGTGTgtcctccagctttattcttccTCAAGATGGCTTTGGCGGTTaggattgtgtgtatatatggttCCATATAACTTTGTCTCTGAAAATAACTGCTACTTGAATTTTATAGGAATTACCCGGAACCCGTACATTACTTTGGGTACTATGGACACATTACCACTACAACTGatgtttgtatgttgattttatatcctgggaCTTCACTGAATCTTTTCCCTTGGTATGTTTTTGTGATCTCGATCATCCATGTATAACCTTTCCATTTTTTCTATGTGATGACCAGAAACATAGACGCTGTCTGTAAACGTGTatccatttatttcagtttaaCTACATATAACCCCGGAAATGGATCGAAGAATCGTTCGTTCCCAgtttaattctttgttttatgGGCAGTGCAACCAGAGTTATATTAATCCATTAAGGGATTAAAACACTAACTTTAAAGTGAGAGCCACAAACAGCTCTTCTGGTTTTTAATCTGCTGTGGATAATTACAAACCCTTGTTACTCAAATCATACTGTAAAGATAATAGCAGCATCCCCACTCTGTGGAGGTgtccggttcagttcagttcagttcagtcgctcagtcgtgtccggctcgttgcgagcccatgaatcgcagcacgccaggcctccctgtccatcaccatctcccggagttcactcaaactcgacgtccatggagtcggtgatgccgtccagccgcctcatcctctgtcgtccccttttcctcctgcccccaatccctcccagcatcagggtcttttccagtgagtcaactcttcgcatgaggtggccagagtcctggagtttcagctttagcatcattccttccaaagaacacccagggctgagatcctttagaatggactggttgtatctccgtgcagtccaagggactctcaagagtcttctccgacaccacagttcaaaagcatcgattcttcggcgctcagctgtcttcacagtccaactctcgcatccacacgtgaccactggaaaaaccatagccgtgactaaacggacctttgttggcaaagtaatgtctctgcttttgaatatgctatctaggtaggtcataactttccttccaaggagtaagcgtcttttaatttcgtggctgcaatcaccatattaGCACGTTATTAGCTACTGAGTTGCACTCAGAGTTTTAACACAATAGCTACGTGTTTTCTGTGCACGTTATAGTTTGAGAAGGGTTGGTTTGTATTACACTGCAGTTTTAtgactgtgatagtttcagttgcCTTTCTTTAGGGCTTTTCTAGGTTAATTGTCCACATTCAGAATTGTTTCCTCTGTCAGTGGCTCAgcttctttaaaatggagataaggGAACAGTTTTAGGGCAGTACTTCTCAGGCATATTTGCATCAGAAACACCCAGAAGAGCTTTATGAACACTCGAGGACTTCACTTCAAGCCCGTCAGGTTTTAGGAAGGCATAGGTGTCTTTCTAAAGGACCACAGACAGTTCGGATCAGTAAGATCCTGTAAGAACTGTGGGTTACAGAAAGGTTTCTCTTGGGTAaaactaccactttcactttgaacTACAGCGTTCGAGTGTGGACAAGGACAACGttacaaaaccaccaccacctgtatttccttttcttactctGATTCAGTGCATTGTATACATCATTTTTCTAGTCTATACTTTATTTGGTCACGCATGCAAACTTTGTcatgaggatgtgtgtgtgtgtgtgtgtgtgtgtgtgtgtgtgtgtgtgtgtgtgtgtgtgagaaggaAGGTGAGAGAATAGTGAGGTTTTACTTAAGTGTGTTTGATTTGAAAGTATATTCCAAGACAACTGATGATTCTTTGCATAACCAGTTTTgatctttccttgtttttctccaAGGATAACAAAGCAGATGTCATTTTAAAGTACAGTGCAGATGAAGCCAGAAGTCTGAAGGATTATGGAGAGCTTCCAGAATACGGTAGTTAATATCAAAGTTTTTACATCTCCCTGTCTTCTCATAGCGTTGGCTAGTTAGTGTTTAGGTGAAGCAGATGTttcagaattctctctctctaatgtatttttacatatatgcTCCACTTCACTTTAAGTATGTATTAAATACTTCAGTATATTAACAACTTAGTAATGGATTCTCTTCCTACAATATGTTCTTTTGGTGGGGAATGAAAAAGTTTACAGACTCTAGACTTATACGTAAGAATTGTTAAAGGGATGCCTCTTCTAAGCAACTCTTAAGAGAGTATATCGGGTTGCAGCTACTCGATGACAACAGTTATGGTACTGGTATTGATTTTTATGGAGGCGCATTCAGTTTTTCTTAGTAAATAGAGTACCGTTGTGGTGTTGTGTGGAGagtgttttacttttatttcttaaggACAGAAGTATTCTATTCTTCCTCTAGGAAGCTTGGAGAGATTAAAATATGTTTCTAGTAGCAAAAAAGAGGAAGTATACTAAACTCACATTTTGAACATGATAGCAATTTTAGTTATTCTGTTACAGTGCATTTTATTATAAAGTTAGGTGTTTTTTAGTCAGAGCGAAGATTCTGATGACCATTAGGCCGTGTAAGAAATACTAAGATAAATGGGAATCAGGTCAATACTTTCTTGTCAGCGAACTTCTTCTAGTGGTTTCATTgtgagtttgttctctgtgataCGTTTGCAGttaggaagatttttttcttggaatgAAACTGTTGAATCGAAGATTGATTACAA contains:
- the LOC128071027 gene encoding eukaryotic translation initiation factor 1A-like, with protein sequence MPKNKGKGGRNRRKGKKKNEYEKGDLVFKEDGQEYAQVTKMLGNARLEAMCFDGVTRICRIRGSLRKQVWINTSDIILIGLRDYQDNKADVILKYSADEARSLKDYGELPEYVELSETDGFDPEDDDEIQFKDRADEDEDTEV